One stretch of Geoalkalibacter ferrihydriticus DSM 17813 DNA includes these proteins:
- the murC gene encoding UDP-N-acetylmuramate--L-alanine ligase, producing the protein MYGKIRKIHFVGIGGIGMSGIAEVLLNLGYQVSGSDLRESEITRRLAELGGEISYGHRAENVREADVVVISTAVKKDNAEVIDAHKRLIPVIPRAEMLAELMRMKYGIAVAGTHGKTTTTSMVATLLYHAGIDPTSVIGGRVDALGSNAKLGQGKFLVAEADESDGSFMLLSPTIATVTNIDADHLDFYQDLEEIKETFVDFINKVPFYGVAVLCLDDPNIQAIIPRVKKRFLTYGLAGQADLFATDIVHESGRTSFKAHLHGRELGKISFGMPGRHNVLNALAAIAVAMEIGVAFSVIAEGFKEFGGVQRRFQIKHDAQGIMVVDDYGHHPAEIKATLAAARSGWDRRVIAVFQPHRFSRTQALFDDFVTAFYQADHLVVTDVYAAGEEPVAGADSAHLVQSISRHGHKNVHYVADRSAVVPHLAPLLRAGDMVITLGAGNIWQVGEDLIRYLREHNGPAAVKA; encoded by the coding sequence ATGTACGGAAAGATTCGAAAAATTCATTTTGTCGGCATCGGCGGCATCGGCATGAGCGGCATTGCCGAGGTGCTGCTCAATCTGGGATATCAGGTCTCCGGGTCCGATTTGCGCGAAAGCGAAATTACCCGGCGCCTGGCCGAGCTTGGCGGCGAGATTTCCTACGGGCATCGGGCCGAAAATGTACGTGAAGCCGATGTGGTGGTGATTTCCACAGCGGTTAAAAAGGACAACGCCGAGGTGATCGACGCCCACAAGCGGCTGATTCCCGTGATTCCGCGCGCGGAAATGCTCGCCGAGTTGATGCGCATGAAATACGGCATCGCCGTGGCCGGCACCCATGGCAAGACGACCACGACCAGCATGGTGGCGACCCTGCTTTATCATGCCGGGATCGATCCGACCTCGGTTATCGGGGGGCGAGTTGATGCCCTCGGTTCCAATGCCAAACTCGGTCAGGGTAAGTTTCTGGTGGCCGAGGCCGACGAATCGGACGGCTCTTTCATGCTGCTTTCGCCGACCATCGCCACGGTAACCAATATTGACGCCGACCATCTCGACTTTTATCAGGATCTGGAAGAGATCAAGGAAACTTTCGTCGACTTCATCAACAAGGTCCCTTTCTATGGGGTGGCAGTGCTGTGCCTCGACGATCCCAATATTCAGGCCATCATCCCCCGGGTCAAAAAGCGCTTTCTGACCTATGGGCTGGCCGGTCAGGCGGATCTGTTTGCCACCGACATCGTGCACGAGTCCGGGAGGACATCCTTCAAGGCCCATCTGCATGGTCGCGAACTCGGCAAAATCTCCTTCGGCATGCCTGGGCGCCACAACGTGCTCAATGCCTTGGCGGCCATCGCGGTGGCCATGGAAATCGGTGTGGCCTTTTCAGTGATCGCCGAAGGCTTCAAAGAGTTCGGGGGGGTGCAGCGTCGCTTCCAGATCAAACACGATGCCCAGGGGATCATGGTGGTCGATGATTACGGCCATCATCCCGCCGAAATCAAGGCGACTCTAGCGGCCGCGCGGTCCGGCTGGGATCGTCGCGTGATCGCGGTATTTCAGCCACATCGTTTCAGCCGCACCCAGGCGCTGTTCGATGACTTTGTGACCGCTTTTTACCAGGCCGACCATCTGGTGGTTACCGATGTCTATGCTGCCGGTGAAGAACCCGTCGCGGGAGCCGACAGCGCACATCTGGTGCAGAGCATCAGTCGGCATGGACACAAAAATGTCCACTATGTGGCTGATCGCAGTGCCGTGGTGCCGCACCTTGCCCCCTTGCTGCGCGCGGGAGATATGGTCATCACCCTGGGGGCGGGCAATATCTGGCAGGTCGGCGAAGATCTGATTCGCTATTTGCGCGAGCACAACGGGCCGGCTGCGGTAAAAGCATGA
- a CDS encoding D-alanine--D-alanine ligase has product MHRDELKSKQIGVLMGGLSGEREVSLRTGQAVLNALQQKGYRCTAIDAGRDLAMQLRQTGTEVAFIALHGRFGEDGTVQGLLELMGIPYTGSGVLASSLAMDKIATKKMLLYHELPTPGFETFRRGEDMEALLVRCRHFPLVVKPAREGSTLGITIAGNEDELRRGLAEALRFDDQLLVEEYIAGRELTVAVLDGTALPIIQIEAEGGFYDFGAKYTSGQTRYLLPAPLEPVLYHRMQEAAVAACAVLGCSGAARVDFRAKEREFYCLEVNTIPGMTETSLLPKAAQAAGMDFGELVMRILEGAALGK; this is encoded by the coding sequence ATGCATCGTGATGAATTGAAATCCAAACAGATCGGCGTCCTCATGGGCGGCCTTTCCGGTGAACGGGAAGTGTCCCTGCGTACCGGGCAGGCGGTTCTCAATGCCCTGCAGCAAAAGGGCTATCGCTGCACGGCCATCGATGCGGGCCGCGATCTGGCGATGCAATTACGCCAGACCGGCACCGAAGTCGCGTTTATCGCTCTGCATGGGCGTTTCGGCGAGGACGGCACGGTGCAGGGGCTGCTTGAACTCATGGGAATTCCTTATACGGGGAGCGGGGTTCTGGCCTCCAGCCTGGCCATGGATAAGATCGCCACCAAGAAAATGCTGCTCTACCATGAGTTGCCCACTCCGGGATTCGAGACCTTCCGGCGAGGTGAGGATATGGAGGCGCTGCTGGTGCGCTGCCGCCACTTCCCCTTGGTGGTCAAACCGGCGCGCGAGGGTTCGACCCTCGGCATCACCATTGCCGGCAATGAGGACGAACTGCGGCGGGGTCTCGCCGAAGCGCTGCGTTTCGATGATCAGCTGCTGGTTGAGGAGTACATTGCCGGGCGCGAACTCACGGTCGCGGTTCTCGACGGCACGGCCCTGCCGATCATTCAGATCGAAGCCGAGGGCGGGTTTTACGATTTCGGCGCTAAATATACCAGTGGCCAGACCCGCTATCTGCTGCCTGCTCCCCTGGAGCCGGTGCTTTATCATCGCATGCAGGAAGCCGCCGTCGCGGCCTGTGCGGTATTGGGATGTTCAGGCGCGGCGCGTGTTGATTTTCGCGCCAAGGAGCGCGAGTTTTACTGTCTGGAAGTCAACACCATTCCGGGCATGACGGAAACGAGCCTGCTGCCCAAAGCGGCGCAGGCCGCCGGGATGGATTTCGGTGAACTGGTCATGAGGATTCTTGAAGGCGCCGCCCTCGGTAAATAG
- a CDS encoding cell division protein FtsQ/DivIB codes for MRDYKASTPPKVKKNKVRRERRQRDWRALFQKILRCTVTVVSSALIVGGALIAARMLVASDYFRIETVRVENAVRVGVDEVLGLSDIAVGSSIFDLNLEMIGRKIEENPWIRTARIDRIFPREVVIRIEEREPRAIVNLGYLYYLDAGGEVFKMLNAGDRLDYPVITGIARKDMLEQPEKTQERLRTALAVLDELRERRRFNLESVSEINLHPDEGIALYTYMGGIPVRLGEGDYGRKLDRLEHIYKELEPRLTALEYIDLKVPGRVIVKIENRPQRGRG; via the coding sequence ATGCGAGACTATAAGGCATCGACCCCGCCAAAGGTCAAAAAGAACAAAGTGCGGCGCGAGCGCCGCCAGCGAGACTGGCGCGCGCTTTTTCAGAAGATCTTGCGTTGTACGGTCACGGTGGTCAGCTCGGCTCTCATTGTCGGCGGCGCGCTCATCGCCGCGCGCATGCTGGTTGCCTCTGATTATTTTCGCATCGAAACGGTGCGGGTGGAAAACGCCGTGCGGGTTGGCGTGGATGAGGTTCTCGGCCTTTCCGATATCGCTGTCGGAAGCTCGATTTTCGACCTCAACCTGGAGATGATCGGGCGCAAGATCGAGGAGAATCCCTGGATCAGAACCGCGCGTATCGATCGGATTTTCCCGCGCGAGGTGGTGATCCGTATTGAAGAGCGCGAACCGCGGGCCATCGTCAATCTCGGCTATCTCTATTACCTCGATGCCGGGGGCGAGGTGTTCAAAATGCTCAATGCCGGTGATCGCCTGGATTATCCCGTGATTACCGGTATCGCCCGCAAGGACATGCTGGAGCAGCCCGAGAAGACGCAAGAGCGCTTGCGGACAGCCCTGGCGGTGCTTGATGAATTGAGAGAGCGGCGCCGATTCAATCTGGAATCGGTCTCCGAGATCAACCTGCACCCCGACGAAGGGATTGCCCTTTACACCTACATGGGCGGTATCCCGGTGCGGCTCGGTGAAGGAGATTACGGGCGCAAGCTCGATCGCCTGGAGCATATTTACAAAGAACTGGAGCCGCGCTTGACCGCCCTGGAGTATATCGATCTCAAGGTGCCCGGCCGTGTGATCGTCAAGATTGAAAACAGACCGCAGCGAGGCAGAGGATAG
- the ftsA gene encoding cell division protein FtsA, producing the protein MSNRRENLVVGVDIGTTKICAIVGNLTADGLDIVGIGVSPSKGLRKGVVINIESTVAAIRKALQEAELMAGCEIKSVFAGIAGGHIKGFNSQGVIAIKNREVTGEDVRRVIDAAKAVAIPMDREVIHILPQEFIIDDQDGIKEPLGMSGVRLEAKVHIVTGAVASAQNIIKSCNRAGVDVADIVLEQLASAEAVLSSDEKELGVAMVDIGGGTTDIAIYIDGAIKHTSVLSLGGNHLTNDIAVGLRTPMNEAEKIKHAYGCCLTSMVDKDATIEVPSVGGREPRILSRQLLAEILEPRVEEIFTLVNREIIRSGYEDLIASGVVITGGTSILPGMPELAEQIFGMQVRRGVPRDIGGLTDVVNSPVYATGVGLVKYGCKNLETKNFSIGQENTFEKIVRRMKEWFGEFF; encoded by the coding sequence ATGAGCAACAGGAGAGAAAATCTGGTCGTCGGGGTGGATATAGGAACCACCAAAATCTGCGCCATTGTCGGTAATCTGACCGCAGATGGTCTTGACATCGTCGGTATCGGCGTCAGCCCTTCAAAGGGACTGCGCAAAGGCGTGGTAATCAACATCGAGAGTACCGTGGCGGCTATCCGCAAAGCTCTGCAGGAAGCCGAGTTGATGGCCGGCTGCGAAATAAAGTCGGTGTTCGCGGGCATCGCCGGCGGCCATATCAAGGGCTTCAATTCCCAGGGCGTGATCGCTATCAAGAACCGCGAAGTGACCGGCGAAGATGTGCGCCGCGTCATCGACGCTGCCAAAGCGGTGGCCATTCCCATGGACCGCGAGGTGATCCACATTCTGCCGCAGGAATTCATCATCGACGATCAGGACGGCATCAAGGAGCCCCTGGGCATGAGCGGCGTGCGCCTGGAAGCCAAGGTGCATATCGTGACCGGTGCCGTGGCCAGCGCCCAGAACATCATTAAGAGCTGCAACCGTGCCGGCGTCGACGTGGCCGACATTGTGCTCGAACAGCTCGCCTCGGCCGAAGCGGTACTCTCCAGCGATGAAAAGGAACTGGGCGTAGCCATGGTCGATATCGGCGGTGGGACCACTGATATTGCCATCTACATCGACGGCGCCATCAAGCACACCTCGGTGCTGTCCCTGGGTGGCAATCATCTGACCAATGATATCGCGGTCGGATTGCGCACCCCTATGAACGAGGCCGAAAAAATCAAGCACGCCTACGGCTGCTGCCTGACCTCCATGGTCGATAAGGATGCCACCATCGAGGTGCCGTCGGTGGGCGGCCGCGAACCACGAATCCTGTCGCGCCAGCTTCTGGCGGAAATTCTTGAGCCGCGGGTCGAAGAGATTTTCACCTTGGTCAACCGCGAGATCATTCGCAGCGGTTACGAGGATCTCATCGCTTCGGGCGTCGTCATTACGGGGGGAACCTCGATTCTTCCCGGCATGCCCGAACTGGCCGAGCAGATTTTCGGCATGCAGGTGCGCCGTGGAGTACCGCGCGACATTGGCGGATTGACCGACGTGGTCAATTCTCCCGTATACGCGACCGGGGTCGGCCTGGTCAAATATGGATGCAAAAACCTGGAAACGAAAAATTTCAGTATCGGCCAGGAAAATACCTTCGAAAAGATCGTTCGTCGCATGAAGGAATGGTTCGGAGAATTTTTCTGA
- the ftsZ gene encoding cell division protein FtsZ, which translates to MFEFDESLDRPAKIKVIGVGGGGGNAVNTMIDCNLEGVEFLTANTDAQALKNSKAAMKVQLGNKLTKGLGAGANPEIGREAAQEDRARIAEFLEGTDMVFIAAGLGGGTGTGAAPIIAEVAKELGALTVGVVTKPFTREGKQRAKKATQGVDCLKKVVDSLIVIPNDRLLGLAGKNMSILDAFKPSDDVLRQAVQGISDLITTSGLINVDFADVKAIMSVRGMAMMGIGLASGEKRAAEAAQKAISSPLLEEIDISGAKGVLVNICGSSSMTMEEFDEASRIIHDKVHEDANIIIGLVVNEEMGENIKITAIATGFGESFEQTRGATEELKAQAALALSGKENRDIPAFIRERQRESIRSMRSNLGPNIAGTDDEYDIPTFLRKRVD; encoded by the coding sequence ATGTTTGAATTTGACGAGAGTTTGGATCGCCCGGCGAAAATCAAGGTCATCGGAGTCGGCGGCGGCGGTGGTAACGCGGTCAATACCATGATCGACTGTAACCTTGAGGGCGTCGAGTTCCTGACGGCCAACACGGACGCTCAGGCGCTGAAAAACAGCAAGGCGGCGATGAAGGTGCAACTTGGCAACAAGCTCACCAAGGGCCTGGGGGCCGGCGCCAACCCCGAAATCGGCCGTGAAGCTGCGCAGGAGGATCGCGCCCGTATCGCCGAGTTTCTCGAAGGCACCGACATGGTGTTTATCGCAGCGGGACTCGGTGGCGGAACGGGTACCGGGGCCGCGCCGATTATTGCCGAGGTCGCCAAAGAACTGGGCGCTCTCACCGTCGGGGTTGTGACCAAGCCCTTTACCCGCGAAGGCAAGCAGCGGGCCAAGAAGGCCACCCAGGGTGTGGATTGTCTGAAAAAGGTGGTCGACTCGCTGATCGTGATTCCCAACGATCGGCTGCTCGGGCTGGCCGGCAAAAACATGAGCATCCTTGATGCTTTCAAGCCATCCGACGACGTGCTGCGTCAGGCCGTACAGGGGATCAGCGACCTCATCACCACCAGCGGCCTGATCAACGTCGACTTCGCCGACGTCAAGGCCATCATGAGCGTGCGCGGCATGGCAATGATGGGCATCGGTCTGGCTTCCGGGGAAAAGCGCGCTGCTGAAGCGGCACAAAAAGCCATCAGCAGCCCCTTGCTCGAAGAAATCGACATCTCCGGCGCCAAGGGCGTGTTGGTCAACATCTGCGGCTCAAGCAGCATGACCATGGAGGAGTTCGACGAGGCTTCACGCATTATCCACGACAAGGTTCACGAAGACGCCAACATCATCATCGGTCTGGTGGTCAACGAAGAGATGGGCGAGAATATCAAAATCACTGCGATCGCCACTGGTTTCGGCGAATCCTTCGAGCAGACTCGCGGCGCCACCGAAGAACTCAAGGCCCAGGCGGCCCTGGCCCTGAGCGGCAAGGAAAATCGCGATATTCCGGCCTTCATCCGCGAGCGCCAGCGCGAAAGCATCCGCAGCATGCGCAGTAACCTCGGCCCCAATATCGCCGGGACGGACGATGAATACGACATCCCCACCTTCCTGCGCAAGCGGGTCGACTGA
- a CDS encoding radical SAM protein, whose amino-acid sequence MSHRLLDKAHRRLAAESGCRSNPWGGRMAVALVYPNTYRHAMSNLGFLTVYHMLNSREDVLCERFFLPDEEDLVEHRATGYSLFSLESGRFLDEFDLVAFSISFENDYLNLPVIFELARLPWRAAERDARHPLLLAGGVCAFLNPEPLAEVMDLFAVGEAEPLLPGLIDALKHEAFSRQALLERLAGLAGIYVPRLYELDYNPDGSLAARRAKNGAPARVRRQWLADLDASPSVSFVLTEETEFGDMYLSEISRGCSRGCRFCAAGFLYLPPRERSLKNLAAQADEGLCSRRRIGLVGAAVADHPDAAALQDHIVAQGGGVSVSSLRIDALREEEVTALAAAGHRTVAIAPEAGSQRLRDLVNKGLTEEAILRAVELLAEAGIPNLKLYFLIGLPSENEADVDELLRLVGAIRGLWLEAGRKRGRLGHLTLSLNPFVPKPFTPLQWAPMASEKTLQKTLRRIRSGVARLANTEMICESLRAATLQAFFARGDRRVGEALPLLAAGRNLKAACRELGLDPDFYVTRPRGEAEMFPWEVIDNGVRRDYLWQEYQRARQGQITPRCAPGCRRCGVCG is encoded by the coding sequence GTGAGCCATCGACTTCTGGATAAAGCCCATCGCCGCCTGGCAGCGGAAAGCGGTTGCCGGTCCAACCCCTGGGGGGGGCGGATGGCAGTGGCGCTGGTGTATCCCAACACCTACCGTCACGCTATGAGCAACCTCGGTTTTCTCACCGTTTACCATATGCTCAACAGCCGTGAGGATGTCCTGTGCGAGCGCTTTTTTCTGCCCGACGAGGAGGATCTCGTCGAACATCGCGCCACCGGCTATTCGCTCTTTTCCCTGGAGTCAGGGCGTTTTCTCGACGAATTCGATCTGGTTGCATTCTCCATCTCCTTTGAAAACGATTATCTCAACCTGCCGGTCATTTTCGAGTTGGCGCGCCTGCCCTGGCGCGCGGCCGAACGCGATGCCCGGCATCCGCTGCTGCTGGCCGGCGGGGTGTGCGCCTTTCTTAATCCCGAACCCCTGGCTGAGGTCATGGATCTGTTTGCCGTGGGCGAGGCCGAGCCGCTTCTTCCCGGCTTGATAGATGCGCTTAAACACGAAGCCTTCTCGCGGCAGGCGCTCCTTGAACGGCTGGCGGGTTTGGCGGGCATTTATGTCCCGCGTCTTTACGAACTGGATTACAACCCGGACGGCAGCCTGGCTGCACGGCGGGCCAAAAACGGTGCCCCGGCGCGCGTGCGCCGCCAATGGCTTGCCGATCTGGATGCCTCGCCGAGCGTCTCTTTCGTGCTCACCGAGGAGACGGAATTCGGCGACATGTATCTCAGCGAGATATCGCGGGGTTGTTCGCGCGGTTGCCGGTTCTGTGCCGCCGGATTTCTCTATCTGCCGCCGCGCGAACGCAGCCTGAAAAATCTCGCCGCGCAGGCTGACGAAGGTTTGTGCAGCCGCCGCCGCATCGGCCTGGTGGGCGCGGCGGTGGCCGACCATCCGGATGCCGCGGCCCTGCAGGATCACATCGTCGCCCAGGGTGGCGGAGTGTCGGTGTCGAGTCTGCGCATCGATGCCCTGCGCGAAGAAGAAGTCACCGCGCTGGCCGCCGCCGGACATCGCACCGTGGCCATCGCTCCCGAGGCGGGCAGCCAGCGCCTGCGCGATCTGGTCAACAAGGGGTTGACCGAAGAGGCTATTCTCAGAGCCGTTGAGTTGCTCGCCGAGGCCGGGATTCCAAACCTCAAGCTCTATTTTCTCATCGGTCTGCCGAGCGAGAACGAGGCGGATGTGGATGAACTCCTGCGCCTGGTCGGTGCGATCCGCGGGCTGTGGTTGGAGGCCGGGCGCAAGCGCGGACGCCTCGGCCATCTGACCTTGTCGCTTAACCCCTTTGTGCCCAAGCCTTTTACACCCCTGCAGTGGGCGCCTATGGCATCGGAGAAGACTCTGCAGAAAACCCTGCGGCGCATCCGCTCTGGGGTGGCGCGTTTGGCCAACACCGAAATGATCTGCGAATCTCTGCGCGCGGCGACCCTGCAAGCTTTTTTCGCCCGCGGCGATCGGCGCGTCGGTGAAGCGCTGCCGCTGTTGGCCGCCGGACGCAATCTCAAGGCGGCGTGCCGCGAACTCGGCCTCGATCCGGATTTCTACGTCACGCGCCCGCGCGGCGAAGCTGAGATGTTTCCCTGGGAAGTCATCGATAACGGGGTGCGTCGCGATTACCTGTGGCAGGAATATCAACGCGCCCGGCAGGGGCAGATAACGCCGCGCTGCGCCCCTGGATGTCGGCGCTGCGGGGTCTGTGGGTAG
- the sugE gene encoding quaternary ammonium compound efflux SMR transporter SugE — MAWIQLFIAGFFEVLWALGLKFTHGFTRLGPSIFTLVAMAASFWFLTQALRTLPVGTAYAVWTGIGAVGIAIIGMLFLGEPRTWSRLFFIALIVIGIAGLKWSAEQKKTPEVGLTEGRRQVE; from the coding sequence ATGGCGTGGATTCAGTTGTTTATCGCGGGGTTTTTTGAGGTGCTGTGGGCGTTGGGCCTCAAGTTCACCCACGGCTTTACCCGCCTCGGCCCGAGCATTTTTACCCTCGTCGCCATGGCCGCCAGTTTCTGGTTTCTCACTCAGGCGCTGCGCACCCTGCCCGTGGGCACCGCCTATGCGGTGTGGACCGGCATCGGCGCGGTGGGCATCGCCATCATCGGGATGCTGTTTCTCGGCGAACCGCGCACCTGGTCACGGCTGTTCTTCATCGCCCTGATCGTTATCGGCATCGCCGGGCTCAAATGGTCGGCGGAACAGAAAAAAACACCAGAGGTCGGCTTGACAGAGGGCCGCCGCCAGGTAGAATGA
- the tpx gene encoding thiol peroxidase, protein MAQERTGIITFKGNPMTLLGPDVKVGDKAPDFRVVDNGLAPVTLADSGGKVRLITVVPSIDTPVCDSMTRKFNQDAAGLPDSVAVYTISMDLPFAQKRWCAAAGIDKVQTLSDYQDRSFGLNYGMLIKELKLLARAVFVIDAQGKVAYREIVKEVTEEPDYNAALEAVKKLA, encoded by the coding sequence ATGGCTCAGGAAAGAACCGGCATCATCACCTTTAAAGGCAACCCCATGACTTTGCTCGGCCCCGACGTCAAAGTCGGCGACAAGGCTCCTGACTTTCGCGTGGTCGACAATGGGCTGGCACCCGTGACTCTGGCCGACTCGGGAGGCAAGGTGCGCTTGATCACCGTGGTGCCTTCCATCGATACCCCGGTCTGCGACAGCATGACCCGCAAGTTCAACCAGGATGCCGCCGGACTCCCCGACAGCGTCGCGGTTTACACCATCAGCATGGATCTGCCCTTTGCCCAGAAGCGCTGGTGCGCAGCCGCCGGCATCGATAAGGTCCAGACCCTCTCCGACTATCAGGATCGCTCCTTCGGTCTGAATTACGGCATGCTCATCAAGGAATTGAAACTCCTGGCGCGTGCGGTATTCGTCATCGATGCGCAGGGCAAGGTGGCTTACCGCGAGATCGTTAAGGAAGTGACTGAGGAGCCCGATTACAACGCGGCGCTGGAAGCGGTGAAAAAGTTGGCCTGA
- a CDS encoding DUF2201 family putative metallopeptidase gives MSNQRLSAKDKGQGTRDTQLLEDAIIRLLKRRPFYGHLLLNFRRRLGAGAYPLGVTLVGGAPLLEVNPERFAAYPAQEQEALLEHVIKHVLHLHMTRRKERHGLTWDVACDLAINPGIAGMPVEAPGPARFKLDAGLAAEEYYRLLSRPFDTGNLEGQGLGDATQESSGDSGAGSSTLDVAHDTSPLDDHSLWAEADAVPRRLAEQRVRALVQDAWRKSDGEVPGDLRALVAAMLAPAPIAWRQVLQQFVATAGRVGRRSTWKREHRRFAHATPGQRKRRRLNLLIGVDVSDSTNIHALREAFAAELLRIARSRDTLLTVLYAGSRIQKIASFRGNEAVAEVYQGGGFTDLRPVFDYARTLQPRPAAVIYLTDGYGEAPEHMEFPTLWALTKDGQKPVEWGVELRLDE, from the coding sequence ATGAGCAACCAGCGCCTTTCAGCAAAGGATAAAGGACAAGGGACAAGGGACACGCAGCTTCTTGAAGATGCGATCATCCGCTTGCTCAAGCGCCGGCCCTTTTACGGCCATCTGCTGTTGAACTTTCGTCGGCGGCTGGGGGCGGGGGCTTATCCTCTGGGCGTGACGCTGGTTGGGGGGGCGCCGCTGCTGGAGGTCAATCCGGAGCGTTTTGCCGCCTATCCGGCCCAAGAGCAGGAGGCGCTGCTCGAGCATGTTATCAAGCATGTGCTGCATCTGCACATGACGCGGCGCAAGGAGCGCCACGGCTTGACCTGGGATGTGGCCTGCGATCTCGCCATCAATCCCGGCATCGCCGGGATGCCGGTCGAGGCGCCGGGACCCGCGCGCTTCAAACTTGATGCGGGACTTGCTGCCGAGGAATATTACCGTCTGCTGTCGCGTCCATTCGACACCGGCAATCTCGAAGGGCAGGGGTTGGGTGACGCTACGCAGGAAAGCAGCGGCGACAGCGGCGCGGGCAGCAGCACCCTCGATGTCGCCCACGACACCTCGCCCCTGGATGATCACAGCCTCTGGGCTGAAGCCGATGCCGTACCCCGGCGCCTGGCGGAACAGAGGGTGCGCGCGCTGGTGCAGGATGCCTGGCGCAAAAGCGACGGCGAAGTGCCGGGCGATCTCCGGGCGCTGGTTGCGGCCATGCTCGCCCCGGCGCCCATTGCCTGGCGGCAGGTGCTGCAGCAATTCGTCGCCACCGCCGGGCGGGTCGGGCGCCGGAGCACCTGGAAGCGCGAACACCGGCGCTTCGCCCACGCCACCCCGGGCCAGCGCAAACGCCGCCGTCTGAACCTGCTGATCGGCGTCGACGTCAGCGATTCCACCAACATTCACGCCCTGCGCGAAGCCTTCGCTGCCGAACTGCTGCGCATCGCCCGCAGTCGCGATACTCTGCTGACGGTGCTCTACGCCGGCAGCCGCATTCAGAAGATCGCGAGTTTTCGCGGCAACGAAGCCGTCGCCGAAGTCTATCAGGGCGGCGGCTTCACCGATCTGCGCCCGGTCTTCGACTACGCCCGCACCCTGCAGCCGCGCCCCGCAGCCGTCATCTACCTCACCGACGGCTACGGCGAAGCCCCCGAACACATGGAATTCCCCACCCTCTGGGCGCTGACCAAAGACGGCCAAAAACCCGTTGAGTGGGGCGTTGAGCTGCGGCTGGATGAATGA
- a CDS encoding YajD family HNH nuclease: MRKEEEQRQAGYREKALKLFPHVCGRCTREFEGKKLRELTVHHRDHNHDNNPPDGSNWELLCIYCHDHEHTRGVQEQRDADSSSGETTRPSLVHSPFAALAERFKK; encoded by the coding sequence ATGCGCAAGGAAGAGGAGCAGCGCCAGGCCGGTTATCGGGAGAAGGCCCTAAAGCTCTTTCCCCACGTGTGCGGTCGCTGCACGCGCGAATTCGAAGGCAAAAAGCTGCGCGAATTGACCGTTCACCACAGAGACCACAATCACGATAACAATCCCCCCGACGGCAGCAATTGGGAGCTTTTGTGCATCTACTGCCACGACCACGAGCATACTCGCGGCGTACAGGAGCAACGCGACGCAGACAGCTCCTCGGGCGAGACAACCCGCCCCTCGCTGGTACACTCACCCTTTGCGGCGCTGGCGGAGCGGTTTAAAAAGTAA
- a CDS encoding lipocalin family protein — protein MKFLLMVFIVSLAGCVRIPEHVKPVDNFNLNAYLGTWYEIARLDHSFERGLTHVTADYRLRDDGGIRVLNRGYDEKNKTWKEAEGRAYFVKGPDLGFLKVSFFGPFYGSYIVFELDHEGYQYALVSGPKKTYLWILSRTPEMEKDLRESLVAKAAESGFDTSKLLFVDHD, from the coding sequence ATGAAATTTCTGCTTATGGTGTTTATTGTGTCGCTAGCAGGATGCGTCAGAATCCCGGAACATGTGAAACCGGTTGATAATTTCAATTTAAATGCATACCTGGGAACCTGGTACGAAATTGCAAGACTTGATCATTCTTTTGAACGAGGGTTGACTCACGTAACCGCTGATTATCGATTGCGTGATGATGGCGGTATAAGAGTATTAAACCGGGGTTATGACGAAAAAAACAAGACCTGGAAAGAAGCCGAAGGTCGGGCCTACTTTGTTAAAGGGCCTGACCTGGGGTTTTTGAAAGTTTCTTTCTTTGGCCCCTTTTATGGCTCGTATATCGTGTTTGAGCTTGACCATGAGGGCTATCAATATGCACTCGTCTCCGGTCCGAAAAAAACTTATTTATGGATTTTGTCCAGAACTCCGGAGATGGAAAAGGATTTAAGGGAGAGCCTCGTAGCAAAGGCAGCAGAGTCTGGTTTTGATACCAGCAAGTTGTTGTTTGTCGACCATGACTAA